From Stigmatopora nigra isolate UIUO_SnigA chromosome 17, RoL_Snig_1.1, whole genome shotgun sequence, a single genomic window includes:
- the mzt2b gene encoding mitotic-spindle organizing protein 2 produces MSQPTGPPSADSPTVVVTTNVQKYAMKKKKILNPEESDLYELTQSAGLTVDQEVFKIIVDLLKMDVAPEVLLQTLKAMCAGQRVPESSGGDAPHGTTISSIKADARDDNLSSGKSVKPTGLGTRATRVNAKMAAYATQDVGSASHGQAAVRSKATSSSSTSTAEKMREASGQRVQRQPSASRGQKTKSSGSSSSSSQM; encoded by the exons ATGTCTCAGCCAACGGGACCCCCATCTGCGGACTCCCCGACGGTGGTGGTCACCACCAACGTTCAGAAATACGcaatgaagaaaaagaagattCTGAACCCCGAGGAAAGTGATTTGTACGAGCTGACCCAGTCTGCTGGGCTCACTGTGGATCAGGAGGTCTTCAA GATCATAGTGGATTTGCTGAAAATGGATGTGGCTCCTGAAGTCCTCCTGCAGACTTTGAAGGCCATGTGTGCAGGGCAAAGGGTCCCTGAGAGTTCAGGTGGAGACGCCCCCCATGGCACCACCATCTCCTCCATCAAAGCTGATGCCAGAG ATGACAATTTGAGCTCTGGGAAGAGTGTAAAGCCCACGGGGCTCGGAACCCGGGCCACCAGGGTCAATGCCAAAATGGCGGCCTACGCCACCCAGGATGTGGGCAGCGCTTCTCACGGGCAAG CGGCTGTACGAAGCAAagcgacatcatcatcatcgacCAGCACCGCCGAAAAAATGCGTGAGGCCTCTGGCCAGCGGGTGCAGCGGCAACCAAGTGCCAGCAGGGGGCAGAAGACAAAAAGCTCAGGAAGCAGCAGCTCCTCCTCGCAGATGTAG
- the LOC144210979 gene encoding KN motif and ankyrin repeat domain-containing protein 1-like, with protein sequence MAERHLNSDQDSSIHSLGIRRRLASFGGMSSPGSPSRYTAFHAYDNENGVQGAGVRGEMDGLIASTLGSAGSTSCLQSSPLGSGRSTPVSGLGSTQLLNVREQMVVALQKLRELEEQVKIIPLLKVKISVLQEEKEQLASQLQIQKKDSEGNGVEETAKGRRRSTTLEEEIQTQQQVIASLKQKTIHLEAELKESSLQAEMSRLKLELQAAEARNRVDKASTARPATASCSIQAGPTTTCQGVGNHTELKDASTGDRLEVKDVAVWCCSPESKNARVGPDLAMSRWEVRERVETKDKGEGVHVSTNSQGVGVEFQLRHAETNTDLPWPDLKKKELRSVACGECSVNVIVRLAKDTVSRGTVTESLKGVGLGPMASQRTNTFSSASRLANTRHAINSESSTNGVLRSQHKLTNTAKATAARTVSVGNRVKDVKSIPKTRTVGVETIPLEGNVPKPNTRDIGVGFTSIHENYLVGLKTQNMASGPSHLPDPEKTRSIGVGDGKIRDLSVSNGVLEGSNLVAVPRKPIRKENTEQGCSNTRKNMRFMRASSGLNPSHKLSIADNADEVDRSSNRKSREAEPMPARRLKSAVVACKGSKGSTKAPVTKRCKFSEKMMSACQALKTHLSEGKRLPSRELRDCLQTVQQEWFSVSSPKSASMESVEDYLSGFRVISPSLLRHVANMADGNGNTALHYSVSHSNFGVVQKLLDAGVCDAGKQNKAGYTPIMLAALAAVDRPEDMDVVERLFDGGDVNGKASQAGQTALMLAVSHGRLEMVRALLARGAAVNAQDDEGSTALMCASEHGHAAMVKLLLDQPECDAHLTDGDNSTALSIALEAGHNDIAVLLYEHANSS encoded by the exons ATGGCAGAGCGACACCTCAACTCGGACCAGGATTCCTCGATCCACTCTCTCGGGATCCGGCGGCGACTGGCCAGCTTTGGCGGGATGAGCTCTCCTGGTTCTCCTTCTCGTTACACCGCCTTTCATGCCTATGACAACGAGAATGGCGTCCAGGGAGCTGGTGTCCGCGGTGAGATGGATGGACTTATTGCTTCCACACTGGGGAGTGCTGGTAGCACGAGTTGCTTACAGTCGAGTCCTCTGGGATCTGGAAGAAGCACCCCGGTTTCAGGTTTGGGCTCCACACAGTTGCTGAATGTTCGTGAACAAATGGTGGTGGCCCTGCAGAAGCTGAGAGAACTAGAGGAGCAGGTGAAAATCATCCCTTTGCTAAAGGTGAAGATCTCAGTCCTTCAGGAAGAAAAGGAGCAGCTAGCCTCACAACTCCAGATCCAGAAGAAGGACTCTGAGGGGAACGGCGTTGAAGAAACTGCCAAAGGACGCAGACGTAGTACGACATTAGAAGAAGAAATTCAAACCCAACAACAAGTTATCGCATCCTTAAAGCAGAAAACCATTCACCTGGAGGCAGAGTTGAAAGAATCTTCTCTCCAAGCAGAAATGAGCCGACTGAAACTGGAGCTTCAAGCTGCAGAAGCCAGAAACAGAGTGGACAAAGCCTCCACTGCCAGGCCAGCCACTGCTAGTTGCAGCATCCAGGCTGGGCCCACCACCACCTGCCAAGGGGTGGGCAACCACACCGAGCTGAAAGATGCCAGCACGGGTGATCGCCTCGAGGTCAAGGACGTGGCCGTGTGGTGTTGCTCACCTGAGTCCAAAAACGCCCGTGTTGGTCCTGATCTCGCCATGAGTCGATGGGAGGTCAGAGAGCGAGTGGAAACCAAAGACAAGGGCGAGGGGGTCCACGTTTCCACAAACTCGCAAGGAGTCGGAGTCGAGTTCCAGCTACGTCACGCAGAGACCAACACGGATCTTCCATGGCCAGATCTGAAAAAGAAGGAACTTCGGTCAGTCGCTTGTGGCGAATGTTCTGTCAATGTAATCGTCCGGTTGGCAAAGGATACCGTTTCTCGTGGGACGGTGACAGAGTCGCTCAAAGGAGTCGGTCTTGGACCCATGGCGTCCCAGCGTACCAATACTTTTAGCTCAGCGTCTCGTCTGGCGAATACAAGACACGCCATTAATTCAGAGTCCAGCACAAATGGCGTCCTGAGAAGCCAACACAAGCTAACAAACACCGCCAAAGCCACCGCGGCGAGGACGGTATCCGTCGGCAACCGGGTCAAAGACGTCAAGAGCATCCCTAAGACACGCACAGTTGGGGTTGAGACCATCCCCCTGGAAGGAAATGTTCCAAAACCAAATACCCGAGACATCGGTGTGGGATTCACGAGCATTCACGAGAACTACCTGGTTGGCCTTAAAACTCAAAACATGGCGTCTGGACCGTCGCATCTACCCGATCCGGAGAAGACCAGGAGCATCGGGGTCGGGGATGGAAAAATACGAGATCTGTCGGTGTCCAATGGCGTGCTCG AGGGCTCAAATCTTGTGGCGGTCCCACGCAAGCCAATCAGGAAGGAGAATACTGAACAGGGCTGCAGTAACACTAGGAAAAACATGAGGTTCATGAGAGCCAGCAGCGG GTTGAACCCCTCTCATAAGCTCTCCATCGCCGACAACGCAGATGAGGTGGATCGGAGCTCCAATAGAAAGTCCAGGGAGGCGGAGCCAATGCCGGCAAGAAGGCTCAAAAGCGCCGTCGTGGCCTGCAAGGGGTCAAAAGGGTCAACAAAAGCACCAGTCACCAAAAG GTGCAAATTCAGCGAAAAGATGATGTCAGCATGCCAGGCCTTGAAAACGCACCTGAGTGAAGGCAAGCGTCTACCGAGTCGAGAGCTG CGCGACTGCTTGCAGACGGTCCAGCAGGAGTGGTTCTCCGTATCCAGTCCAAAGTCGGCCTCCATGGAGTCAGTGGAAGACTACTTGTCGGGTTTCCGCGTCATCTCCCCATCATTGTTGCGACACGTGGCCAACATGGCCGACGGCAACGGCAACACGGCGTTGCACTACAGCGTGTCGCACTCCAACTTTGGCGTGGTCCAGAAATTGCTGGATGCTG GCGTGTGCGATGCCGGTAAGCAAAATAAAGCGGGGTACACGCCCATCATGCTAGCGGCACTCGCCGCCGTGGACCGGCCGGAGGACATGGACGTGGTGGAGCGGCTTTTCGACGGAGGGGACGTCAACGGCAAAGCCAGCCAG GCCGGACAGACGGCGCTCATGCTCGCCGTGAGCCACGGCAGGTTGGAGATGGTCCGGGCGCTGCTAGCCCGCGGCGCGGCGGTCAACGCGCAGGACGACGAGGGCTCCACAGCGCTGATGTGTGCCAGTGAGCATGGGCACGCCGCCATGGTCAAACTGCTCCTGGATCAGCCGGAGTGCGATGCCCATTTGACAGATGGT gatAACAGCACAGCCTTATCGATCGCTTTGGAGGCGGGACATAACGACATTGCCGTGCTTCTCTACGAGCATGCTAACTCGTCTTAA